A single genomic interval of Aedes aegypti strain LVP_AGWG chromosome 1, AaegL5.0 Primary Assembly, whole genome shotgun sequence harbors:
- the LOC5569202 gene encoding probable E3 ubiquitin-protein ligase makorin-1: MDSTALLDAVASSSLSVAGPSSSSSSLSSTSTVESPSAAAKEICKFFKMGTCRYGSACRNAHAVAAEQPEPGPSFAADPGPSTSTGFTIDPLKWINAPEFVPKFKQWQPTAGSVDVQEAEQNLQRSEHLQPLELPEEEDAAMDEEEVVENGDQEDDVPAAGGGMSYAAIVTMNNNHNGLGIIEDHVDSVLCPYFENSGVCMLDTCPYAHGELCELCGKFCLNPLDKEQQRLHNVECIKQHELDMEHSFAIQRSKDKICGICLEVILEKPSREQRFGILPNCSHIFCLECIRTWRQAKNFENKIKRGCPTCRISSDFVCPSIVWVESREEKDRLINDYKKACNTTHCKHFKQGTGKCPFGNKCFYKHALPDGTLVDVGGPSRQTDSRLRISHLQDFFREVLHQRGRLLNDFMSSIFSDSDDSEMSELYDLYDI; the protein is encoded by the exons ATGGACTCCACGGCGCTCCTGGATGCCGTTGCCAGTTCATCACTGTCGGTAGCTGGTCCCTCGTCTTCTTCGTCGTCACTGTCTTCCACATCAACAGTGGAATCGCCCTCGGCCGCAGCAAAGGAGATCTGCAAATTCTTCAAAATGGGCACCTGTCGCTATGGGTCGGCTTGCCGTAATGCACATGCTGTCGCTGCAGAACAACCGGAACCCGGTCCATCGTTTGCCGCCGATCCGGGACCGAGTACCAGTACCGGTTTCACAATTGATCCACTCAAGTGGATCAACGCGCCGGAATTCGTGCCCAAGTTCAAACAGTGGCAACCAACTGCTGGTTCGGTTGATGTGCAAGAGGCAGAGCAGAACTTGCAGAGATCAGAACATCTACAGCCACTGGAATTGCCAGAAGAAGAGGACGCGGCGATGGATGAGGAAGAGGTCGTAGAAAATGGGGATCAGGAAGATGATGTCCCTGCCGCTGGCGGCGGAATGTCCTACGCGGCGATCGTCACAATGAACAACAACCACAACGGCTTGGGAATCATTGAGGACCATGTCGATTCGGTGCTATGCCCGTACTTTGAGAACAGTGGCGTTTGTATGTTGGACACGTGCCCGTATGCCCACGGGGAACTGTGCGAACTGTGCGGCAAGTTCTGTCTGAATCCGCTGGACAAGGAACAACAGCGACTGCACAACGTCGAGTGCATTAAACAGCACGAGCTGGACATGGAGCACTCGTTTGCCATTCAGCGATCCAAAGACAAGATCTGCGGCATATGTCTGGAGGTGATCCTGGAGAAGCCGAGCCGCGAGCAGCGGTTCGGCATCCTGCCGAACTGCAGTCACATCTTCTGTCTGGAGTGCATCCGGACGTGGCGACAGGCGAAGAACTTCGAGAATAAGATCAAACG GGGCTGTCCCACATGTCGCATCTCGTCGGACTTCGTTTGTCCCAGCATTGTGTGGGTGGAAAGTCGGGAGGAGAAGGATAGGCTGATCAACGATTACAAGAAGGCGTGCAACACGACTCACTGCAAGCACTTCAAGCAGGGCACGGGCAAGTGTCCGTTCGGAAACAAGTGCTTCTATAAGCACGCCCTGCCAGATGGTACGCTGGTCGACGTCGGCGGACCATCTCGACAGACGGACAGCCGCCTGCGGATCAGCCACCTGCAG GACTTTTTCCGCGAGGTGCTGCACCAGCGGGGACGCCTCCTGAACGACTTCATGTCGTCGATCTTCTCCGACAGCGACGACTCGGAGATGTCCGAATTGTACGATCTGTACGACATCTAG